The Fulvia fulva chromosome 1, complete sequence region TGCAGTTTTAGAATTCAGCCAAAAGCTAATTACTGCGCCACAGCGACGTCAGAGCTCTGTGCTCGAGCCAATGTTTCCGACTTCCGTCTGCATCACGGCACCCATCTTTTGTATTTGGTTCCTCGACTTCTTGTTTGTGTAGCGGTCACAGTTCCACTTCTACAATGTATTCACCTGTAAGCTGACGCTTTGTCGGCGTCGGCACTTCCGACTTATATACCTTCGATTGCACACGCGAAGACATCAGTAACAATCTAGCGACACCTCTAAGATGAAGCTTCCTTCAGGGCATCCGAAACTCGGGAGTGAAAAGACGAGCCAGGTACCTAACGCGAAGAAGCCGAAACCCAGGGCGCCCCGAGGATGGCGAGATACATTTTTACTCCCGTCACGAGCCCTTCCCAGTTATACCGGGCCATATCCAGTCGGAACAATGGAGATCGAGGTACCTGCATCTGATCCTAGAGTTTTCAGTCACATTTCTCGCAACAAGCGACACCTGCTACAACTGGAAACTGTCTTGATGACAGTATACTATCCTGCAACATCACCAGATCCGCACGACAAGAACGCTGCAAAGCAAGGCTCGAAGCCGTCTCGGGAGCTATGGCTCGGAAGACCCCGGCTTTCTACTGCGATGGGATATGGAAGATTCTCATGAACAGGCGCATTGGCTGTTCCCGTGTTCTTTCCCACCGTGTTCACAAAATTGCCGGCGTTCCGAAATGCCCCTGTGGCACGATACTGGGCTCCAGAGGTAAACACCAAGACACGAGGCAAGCGCGTGAAGACGGAAGTTGGAGAGAAGCCAGATGGTGCTGAAGAGGAGCCTGTGTTTCCTTTCATTCTATTCAGTCATGGTCTGGGTGGAACAAGAACGATGTACTCGTCAGTATGCGGAGAATTTGCAAGCCACGGTTTCGTCGTGTGCGCGGTTGAGCATCGAGATGGGTCGGGGCCGAGGACAATTATCAACTGCGCGAAGAGAGGCGAGGGAATAGCGACAGATATCGAAAGGCGTGGTCAAGTGGACCATCGTGACGAAGAGCGAAGCCAAGGCTTTGGCATTATCGACTACATATTTCCCAAGGACAATCCAATCGACACCTCTCCGCAGAACGACAAAGGAGTCGATACCGAACTTCGAAAAGCTCAAATTGACCTTCGCATGGCCGAGCTGCAGGAAGCATACGGCGTCATGACAGAAATTGTTGGCGGCAACGGCAAAATGATTGCAGATCGTAATTTGAGGAAGAAAGGTTACAAAGGCTCCAGTAGACACGGCCTTGACGGCATAGACTGGTCGAGGTGGAAAGATCGAGTCCGACTCGATCATGTCACGATATGCGGCCACTCTTTTGGTGCAGCAACTGCCGTTGAGATTCTCCGGCATAACGATCGGTTCAATTATGTCAGTCAAGGCATTATTTACGATATCTGGGGAGCTGGCACACGCCCTGTTGAAGACGACAAGCATCGCATTTCTGCTCCGCTGATCGCCATCAACTCCGAAGCATTCACGTACTGGCCATCCAATTTCAAGCTCGTGGAGTCCATCGTCAAAGAAACACAAGATGAGCCTGAGCCTTGTCCGGCTTGGTTGATGACCCTTCGTGGTACGGTGCACGTCTCTCAATCGGACTTCTCACTTCTGTACCCCAATGTCTGTTCAATTTTCCTGAAGATGGTCGCAAATCCGAGAAGAGCATTGGATTTGAACATCAATGCCTCACTGGAGTTCCTCAGCCACGTCTTGCCAAAAGAGCTTGCACAGGTAAGCCGTGCTTACAAGAACGAGGAATTTCTCGAGACCGAGCTCAGTCACTTGGAAAGAATCCCGTCAGAGGCGATGCATAGACCTAAGAAGGAGAAATACCTCGCAGCGCGACTCCAGATCCGTCATGAGTGGATCTACCGAATCAGCCCAAAGCTGTTCAGATCTCTCAAGCGGTGGAAAATGAAGAGACAGGGCCATCCACCTCAGCCCAATGACGAGATATGGCTGCATTCTAAACCGCGAGAACACGTTGTTGACCATTTCCTGCGAAGCGTGTCTGGCAGGGATCCCGATCACAAGGAAGATTTTGATCTTGATGGTCCTGCTACACAGGAAGGCACTGATGAGGTCAAGCCCGTGCAGATCAAGGACTCGGATGGAGAAGGAACTCTTGGCTAGCGTCAATTCCATCTGGCTCGTGAAGCAATCACATCAGTCAAGGTCCATGGGGTCTGCCAGCACATCGTGCTCATCCTGACCCTCATCGTCAGACTCGTCGATGTCCATTGGATCCCAGGTCGGATCGCGCTCCCACGGCGGCACGATCGAGGCCTCGAAGCAACGTTGCAGAGCTTCATTGCTACCTGCATTCATCCCGTCAGCGGGACGTTCCCCCATCAAGAGAACATCGAGACTTACTATCCCAGGGACACCACTCCCTCAAAGTCTTCCACACACTCTGCGCAGTCGCCCTTCGAGCCTCGTACCGCTCAAGTCGTTCTTCGCGGAGAAGCTTATCATAGTCGGTGTAGAAGTGCCTCACATTGGCGACGACGATGCTGGTGTATCGTCTTGCATTCCAGAATTTGGATTGGCTGAGGTTGTATGTGAAGTCTTTGTCAATGCAGATATCTAGGACTCGCTCCAAAGCGACTTGGGGTATTCGAGGGAAGAGGTCTTCTAAGGGTCCACGGTTCCACTCTCGACGACGTCTTTGCGCTTCTTCTGGGGAGAGGTTGGAGAGATCCTGTTGGTTGGTCGTAATTGTATCCATGTATCGA contains the following coding sequences:
- a CDS encoding Platelet-activating factor acetylhydrolase, with the protein product MKLPSGHPKLGSEKTSQVPNAKKPKPRAPRGCYTGPYPVGTMEIEVPASDPRVFSHISRNKRHLLQLETVLMTVYYPATSPDPHDKNAAKQGALAVPVFFPTVFTKLPAFRNAPVARYWAPEVNTKTRGKRVKTEVGEKPDGAEEEPVFPFILFSHVCGEFASHGFVVCAVEHRDGSGPRTIINCAKRGEGIATDIERRGQVDHRDEERSQGFGIIDYIFPKDNPIDTSPQNDKGVDTELRKAQIDLRMAELQEAYGVMTEIVGGNGKMIADRNLRKKGYKGSSRHGLDGIDWSRWKDRVRLDHVTICGHSFGAATAVEILRHNDRFNYVSQGIIYDIWGAGTRPVEDDKHRISAPLIAINSEAFTYWPSNFKLVESIVKETQDEPEPCPAWLMTLRGTVHVSQSDFSLLYPNVCSIFLKMVANPRRALDLNINASLEFLSHVLPKELAQVSRAYKNEEFLETELSHLERIPSEAMHRPKKEKYLAARLQIRHEWIYRISPKLFRSLKRWKMKRQGHPPQPNDEIWLHSKPREHVVDHFLRSVSGRDPDHKEDFDLDGPATQEGTDEVKPVQIKDSDGEGTLG